A single region of the Streptomyces virginiae genome encodes:
- a CDS encoding ATP-grasp domain-containing protein, producing MRKIAFLRSVRIQRADPYIQQAVRGLAADGIEAGLFHTSGTVGDEDFPGHRERLDRSVTPRELADAVAAWGADAAVSISLPCENALRDAAAKTFLDAAGIPTVMTPLAATMLLVDKWETKQLCKRAGLSVPEGFRVDSDLLAGRGLPVPGYRDALRAQAERIGYPLMSKPVWDSTSMGIRTLRSPADLDGYLDVHRAPVPAPPGAVSPSVSPSVSQAVSQAVSAVVEEVVEGDLCSVDIVGHPGSYQVLPLCWTGRAGVEPVFTFADLRWCGPREEADAAFADVARTLKVFCGSLGVHGSVNVDMVYTGGRFVILEINPRVGGATTLSCAASDTNTFATLARMARGLPLPGATAQRVGWAVEFLAGDGIPPAVVVELRRRVRVVTAHELVIDGTSHGDIVVITLAEGEEERTVKALTELHEATGFPAADVMAKITSLLNR from the coding sequence GTGCGGAAGATCGCCTTCTTACGGTCGGTACGCATCCAGCGCGCCGACCCCTACATCCAGCAGGCCGTCCGCGGGCTCGCGGCCGACGGGATCGAGGCCGGGCTGTTCCACACCAGTGGGACGGTGGGGGACGAGGACTTCCCCGGCCACCGGGAGCGACTCGATCGGTCGGTGACGCCGCGGGAACTCGCGGACGCGGTCGCCGCCTGGGGGGCGGACGCGGCGGTGTCGATCTCGCTGCCCTGCGAGAACGCGTTGCGGGATGCCGCGGCCAAGACCTTCCTCGACGCCGCGGGCATCCCGACGGTCATGACCCCCCTCGCGGCGACGATGCTGCTGGTGGACAAGTGGGAGACCAAACAGCTCTGCAAACGGGCCGGGCTGTCGGTGCCCGAGGGCTTCCGGGTCGACTCCGATCTGCTGGCGGGGCGGGGCCTGCCCGTGCCCGGCTACCGGGACGCGCTGCGCGCGCAGGCCGAACGGATCGGCTATCCGCTGATGTCGAAGCCCGTATGGGACTCGACCAGCATGGGCATCCGCACCCTGCGCTCACCCGCCGACCTCGACGGCTACCTCGACGTCCACCGCGCACCCGTCCCGGCGCCGCCGGGGGCGGTGTCACCGTCGGTGTCGCCGTCGGTGTCTCAGGCGGTGTCCCAGGCGGTGTCGGCCGTGGTGGAGGAGGTCGTCGAAGGCGACCTGTGCAGCGTGGACATCGTGGGTCACCCCGGCTCGTACCAGGTCCTTCCCCTGTGCTGGACCGGACGCGCCGGCGTCGAACCGGTGTTCACCTTCGCCGATCTGCGCTGGTGCGGTCCCCGCGAGGAAGCGGACGCCGCGTTCGCCGACGTGGCCCGCACGCTGAAGGTCTTCTGCGGAAGCCTGGGAGTGCACGGGTCGGTGAACGTCGACATGGTCTACACGGGTGGCCGGTTCGTGATCCTGGAGATCAACCCGCGCGTCGGCGGCGCCACGACCCTCTCCTGCGCCGCCTCCGACACCAACACCTTCGCCACCCTCGCCCGCATGGCCCGCGGCCTCCCCCTTCCCGGAGCCACGGCACAACGGGTCGGCTGGGCCGTCGAGTTCCTCGCCGGGGACGGCATCCCGCCGGCGGTGGTCGTAGAACTCCGCCGACGGGTCAGGGTGGTCACCGCGCACGAGCTGGTCATCGACGGCACCTCCCACGGGGACATCGTCGTGATCACCCTCGCCGAGGGCGAGGAGGAGCGGACCGTGAAGGCCCTGACGGAGCTGCACGAGGCCACCGGCTTCCCCGCGGCCGATGTCATGGCCAAGATCACCTCCCTCTTGAACCGGTGA
- a CDS encoding MFS transporter — MSAATDTRRPRTAADRLGLPALRGHGLFITGNLIDSVGNGMLLPLGLLYFTDVQGLPLARVGAAMTVGQALALPVTFLAGRLMDRIGPKSVVVWANILSAAGFALFLLAREPWHVAGVYVLVQAGINMYFTAQRTLITHVTRAEERRSWFAFTGSLRNVGLAAGSAAAVGALTVFGNGSLRWMIAVDAATYLLAAACFAALTTTPPRPDGTPPSVLVTRADHTRRYLLLVALNIPYVLAQAALAVLVAVYTTRALELPASAASMLFVVNTVIVSACSTVVTAHVAPKVPRHAVVAGYLIMAFGMWAFALPALPGAASTAWAALVVAIVLFSLAEILLGPALSELSVSLTPQAAGGFTQGLYQFSWAVGMVAAPALFTALLEAGPLLPWGVEAAACLLAVLAAPALKAPNRHRRRNPR; from the coding sequence GTGAGCGCGGCCACCGACACCCGCCGCCCGCGCACCGCGGCGGACCGCCTCGGCCTGCCCGCACTGCGCGGGCACGGCCTCTTCATCACCGGCAACCTGATCGACTCCGTCGGCAACGGCATGCTCCTGCCCCTGGGGCTGCTGTACTTCACCGACGTCCAAGGCCTGCCCCTGGCGCGGGTGGGCGCGGCGATGACGGTCGGTCAGGCCCTCGCGCTGCCCGTCACGTTCCTCGCCGGACGCCTCATGGACCGCATCGGCCCCAAAAGCGTCGTGGTGTGGGCGAACATCCTCTCCGCCGCCGGGTTCGCCCTGTTCCTGCTCGCCCGCGAGCCGTGGCACGTCGCCGGTGTGTACGTCCTCGTCCAAGCCGGCATCAACATGTACTTCACCGCACAGCGCACCCTGATCACACACGTGACCCGGGCGGAGGAGCGCCGCTCCTGGTTCGCGTTCACCGGCTCGCTGCGCAACGTCGGCCTCGCCGCCGGGTCCGCCGCCGCGGTCGGTGCCCTGACCGTGTTCGGGAACGGCTCGCTGCGCTGGATGATCGCGGTCGATGCCGCCACCTACCTCCTGGCGGCGGCCTGCTTCGCCGCGCTCACCACCACCCCACCCCGGCCGGACGGTACGCCGCCGAGCGTCCTCGTGACCCGGGCCGACCACACCCGCCGCTACCTCCTGCTCGTGGCCCTCAACATCCCCTACGTCCTCGCGCAGGCCGCCCTCGCCGTCCTCGTCGCCGTCTACACCACCCGCGCCCTGGAGCTCCCCGCCTCGGCGGCGAGCATGCTGTTCGTCGTCAACACCGTCATCGTCTCCGCGTGTTCGACCGTCGTCACCGCGCACGTGGCGCCCAAGGTGCCCCGCCATGCCGTGGTCGCCGGATACCTGATCATGGCCTTCGGCATGTGGGCGTTCGCGCTGCCCGCCCTGCCCGGTGCCGCCTCCACCGCCTGGGCCGCCCTCGTCGTGGCGATCGTCCTGTTCAGCCTGGCGGAGATCCTCCTCGGCCCGGCGCTGAGCGAACTGTCCGTGAGCCTCACCCCCCAAGCGGCCGGGGGCTTCACGCAAGGCCTGTACCAGTTCTCGTGGGCCGTCGGCATGGTCGCCGCCCCCGCCCTGTTCACCGCACTGCTGGAGGCCGGCCCCCTCCTCCCGTGGGGCGTCGAAGCCGCCGCCTGCCTGCTCGCCGTACTCGCCGCGCCCGCCCTCAAGGCCCCCAACCGCCACCGCCGAAGGAATCCCCGTTGA
- a CDS encoding GNAT family N-acetyltransferase, translated as MITSIIESIHEVPAAEWEHLARPAGLYLSHRWLAGEEEDPTATCAYALVRDLDGTLLAAAPLYLVREEPNDSYRPETVLPPHLRPRVIAGARRGYHNTPLTAPGLGPGRRDACLTLLRDAVRGFADHHGTTHWWPYLTTPAASRLDPLYPDPVHHLEDDALIPLPGAGIDDYLASLPSQRRVGIRRERREFAATVLDVRRQALADCSEAAAVLLAGHQQEHGHDRDGVDAMTGLLKRQATTMGDEARVVAAYDEDRMIGFCLFYHYGTTTWIRAVAHDRRHPAPHLYFNLMYYLPIEDAYAHGTTALHAGMTTVEAKRRRGAEISGLFALIDRQPS; from the coding sequence TTGATCACCAGCATCATCGAGTCCATCCATGAGGTCCCCGCCGCCGAGTGGGAGCACCTCGCCCGGCCGGCGGGCCTCTACCTCTCGCACCGGTGGCTCGCCGGCGAGGAGGAAGACCCCACCGCCACCTGCGCGTACGCGCTCGTACGGGACCTCGACGGCACCCTGCTCGCCGCCGCCCCCCTCTACCTCGTGCGGGAGGAGCCGAACGACAGCTACCGGCCCGAAACCGTCCTGCCCCCGCACCTGCGGCCCCGCGTGATCGCCGGCGCGCGCCGCGGCTACCACAACACCCCGCTCACCGCACCCGGCCTCGGCCCCGGCCGGCGGGACGCCTGCCTCACGCTCCTCCGGGACGCCGTACGCGGCTTCGCCGACCACCACGGCACGACGCACTGGTGGCCCTACCTCACCACCCCGGCCGCCTCCCGGCTCGACCCCCTCTACCCGGACCCGGTCCACCACCTGGAGGACGACGCCCTCATCCCGCTCCCCGGCGCGGGCATCGACGACTACCTCGCCTCCCTGCCCTCACAGCGCCGCGTCGGCATACGCCGCGAACGCCGCGAGTTCGCCGCGACCGTCCTCGACGTACGTCGACAGGCGCTCGCGGACTGCTCCGAGGCGGCGGCGGTCCTCCTCGCCGGACACCAGCAGGAGCACGGGCACGACCGGGACGGCGTGGACGCCATGACCGGTCTGCTGAAACGGCAGGCGACCACGATGGGCGACGAAGCGCGGGTGGTGGCCGCCTACGACGAGGACCGGATGATCGGCTTCTGCCTCTTCTACCACTACGGGACCACGACCTGGATCCGCGCGGTCGCCCACGACCGCCGGCACCCGGCGCCCCACCTGTACTTCAACCTCATGTACTACCTGCCCATCGAGGACGCCTACGCCCACGGCACGACCGCCCTGCACGCGGGAATGACGACCGTCGAGGCCAAGCGCCGTCGCGGCGCGGAGATTTCGGGCCTCTTCGCCCTGATCGACCGGCAGCCGTCCTGA
- a CDS encoding DUF2804 domain-containing protein: MATHEREIVAPVDLCRPDGRIAPQAIGWSRTPLHRCRIPGWGRTKRWEYWCVTTPTHLVALTVSDLDYLALNSIYVLEYGTGGREFERTAIVPGGYGVRLPDTVAGAPDPASASLVVGPPRPVRGQVRIEIHGEGPATRLRARCVDPRGLPVEVDLLVGMPAGHETLSVVVPWDERRFQYTSKHTARPATGTVRIADEVLAFGEDAWGTLDHGRGRWPRSVVWNWGAASGRTDGRTVGLQFGGRWTRGTGATENAVCVDGRISKIGQELEWRWSRGDHLAPWSIRSPGADRVDLVFTPFHNRSTRTDMGLLANRTDQCFGHYTGSIRTDAGERIDVDRLLGWAEDVRMRW; this comes from the coding sequence ATGGCCACGCACGAACGTGAGATCGTCGCGCCCGTCGACCTGTGCCGTCCCGACGGCAGGATCGCCCCGCAGGCGATCGGCTGGTCCCGCACGCCGCTGCACCGCTGCCGGATCCCCGGCTGGGGGCGGACGAAGCGGTGGGAGTACTGGTGCGTGACCACGCCGACCCACCTGGTGGCCCTGACCGTGAGCGACCTCGACTACCTGGCCCTGAACTCGATCTACGTGCTGGAATACGGCACGGGCGGCAGGGAGTTCGAGCGTACGGCGATCGTGCCCGGCGGATACGGTGTCCGCCTCCCCGACACCGTCGCGGGAGCTCCGGATCCGGCGTCCGCGTCGCTCGTGGTCGGACCGCCGCGGCCGGTCAGGGGCCAGGTGCGGATCGAGATCCACGGCGAGGGCCCCGCCACCCGCCTACGGGCGCGCTGCGTCGATCCGCGGGGCCTCCCGGTGGAGGTGGACCTCCTCGTCGGGATGCCGGCCGGGCACGAGACCCTCTCCGTGGTGGTGCCCTGGGACGAGCGACGCTTCCAGTACACCTCCAAGCACACGGCCCGGCCCGCGACCGGCACGGTCCGCATCGCGGACGAGGTGCTGGCGTTCGGCGAGGACGCCTGGGGCACCCTCGACCACGGGCGGGGCCGATGGCCCCGCTCGGTGGTGTGGAACTGGGGTGCCGCCTCCGGGCGTACGGACGGCCGCACCGTCGGGCTGCAGTTCGGCGGTCGCTGGACGCGCGGCACCGGGGCGACCGAGAACGCGGTGTGCGTGGACGGCCGGATCAGCAAGATCGGCCAAGAGCTGGAGTGGCGCTGGTCCCGCGGCGATCACCTGGCGCCGTGGTCGATCCGCAGCCCTGGGGCGGACCGGGTGGACCTGGTGTTCACGCCGTTCCACAACCGGTCCACCCGCACCGACATGGGTCTCCTCGCCAACCGCACGGATCAGTGCTTCGGCCACTACACGGGCTCGATCCGCACGGATGCCGGCGAGCGGATCGACGTGGACCGGCTGCTGGGATGGGCCGAGGACGTCCGCATGCGCTGGTAG
- a CDS encoding helix-turn-helix transcriptional regulator produces the protein MKDIDAIAVLQDPVRRRLYEYVVAQGREVGRNEAAEAAGVARTLAAHHLDKLTQVGLLESGSRRLTGRSGPGAGRPAKVYTRARVERSVSLPARDYRTAAELLAEAAEQAGLDAVLCAAARRRGEGLRGSAAPCGGLEEAMETLAARGYEPHVEASGGVEGGAPVVRMRNCPFHAVAERFPPLVCGMNLALLEGLIGADGPVRARMDARPGECCVVLEDSKNNEH, from the coding sequence GTGAAGGATATCGATGCGATCGCGGTGTTGCAGGATCCGGTGCGGCGCCGTCTGTACGAGTACGTGGTGGCGCAGGGCCGCGAGGTCGGCCGCAACGAAGCCGCCGAGGCGGCCGGGGTGGCCCGTACCCTCGCCGCGCACCATCTGGACAAGCTGACCCAGGTCGGGCTGCTGGAGAGCGGCAGTCGCCGGCTCACGGGTCGCTCGGGGCCGGGGGCCGGTCGTCCGGCCAAGGTGTACACGCGGGCGCGGGTCGAGCGGTCGGTGTCGCTGCCCGCCCGCGACTACCGCACCGCCGCCGAGCTGCTCGCCGAGGCCGCCGAGCAGGCCGGGCTGGATGCCGTGCTGTGCGCCGCCGCGCGCCGCCGGGGCGAGGGCCTGCGCGGCTCGGCGGCGCCCTGCGGCGGCCTGGAGGAGGCCATGGAGACGCTGGCCGCCCGGGGCTACGAACCGCACGTCGAAGCCTCCGGCGGGGTCGAGGGGGGTGCGCCTGTCGTCCGGATGCGCAACTGCCCCTTCCATGCCGTGGCCGAACGCTTCCCGCCGCTCGTCTGCGGCATGAATCTCGCGCTGCTGGAGGGGTTGATCGGCGCCGACGGCCCGGTCCGGGCGCGGATGGACGCCCGGCCGGGGGAGTGCTGCGTGGTGCTGGAAGATTCTAAAAACAATGAGCATTGA
- a CDS encoding DUF3291 domain-containing protein, which translates to MTEAPHAAGHLAQLNVATLLHPFDDPRMTPFVEMLDPVNAAADAAPGFVWRLVEEGAADATGLRPAGEDVVVNLSVWRTQEALWDFAYRSGHLEVMRRRREWFARHVEAHMVLWWVPGGHLPTVGEALERLADLRAHGPSPRAFTFACAYTAAEAAQHLGTVEAVR; encoded by the coding sequence ATGACCGAAGCCCCGCATGCCGCCGGCCACCTCGCCCAGCTCAACGTCGCCACCCTCCTCCACCCCTTCGACGACCCGCGCATGACCCCGTTCGTCGAGATGCTCGATCCGGTCAACGCCGCCGCCGACGCCGCGCCCGGCTTCGTGTGGCGGCTCGTGGAGGAGGGGGCGGCCGACGCCACCGGCCTGCGCCCGGCGGGTGAGGACGTCGTCGTCAACCTGTCGGTGTGGCGGACGCAGGAGGCCCTGTGGGACTTCGCCTACCGCAGCGGGCACCTGGAGGTGATGCGGCGGCGCCGCGAGTGGTTCGCCCGGCACGTCGAGGCGCACATGGTGCTGTGGTGGGTCCCGGGCGGACATCTCCCGACCGTCGGCGAGGCCCTGGAGCGCCTGGCGGACCTACGGGCGCACGGGCCGTCCCCGCGTGCGTTCACCTTCGCCTGCGCCTACACCGCCGCCGAGGCCGCACAGCACCTCGGGACCGTGGAGGCGGTGCGGTAG
- a CDS encoding dihydrofolate reductase family protein, whose protein sequence is MGLIHIEMFATLDLVGQAPGGPDEDPVGFPFGGWQAPLLDEVAGAQVGAAYEGTDALLLGRRTYDIFAAYWPHQQGGEDDDIATLFNRVPKYVASRGRPDLSWAGSTQLGPDLAGAVREIRDRHENVKVVGSLNLVQSLLREKLFDRLDLWLHPIVLGVGKKVFDDGAVPTNLTLLAPPVAGPKGSVYLRYGRADGVPATGDMSAPDRGVASEG, encoded by the coding sequence ATGGGCCTCATCCACATCGAGATGTTCGCGACCCTCGACCTCGTCGGGCAGGCACCCGGCGGCCCCGACGAGGATCCCGTCGGGTTCCCGTTCGGCGGCTGGCAGGCGCCTTTGCTGGACGAGGTGGCCGGGGCACAGGTCGGCGCCGCGTACGAGGGCACGGACGCCCTCCTGCTCGGCCGCCGGACCTACGACATCTTCGCCGCCTACTGGCCCCACCAGCAGGGCGGCGAGGACGACGACATCGCCACGCTCTTCAACCGCGTCCCGAAGTACGTGGCCTCCCGCGGCAGGCCCGACCTCTCCTGGGCCGGCTCCACCCAGCTCGGCCCCGACCTAGCCGGCGCGGTGCGCGAGATCCGTGACCGCCACGAGAACGTGAAGGTCGTCGGCAGCCTGAACCTCGTGCAGAGCCTCCTGCGCGAGAAGCTTTTCGACCGCCTCGACCTCTGGCTGCACCCGATCGTGCTCGGCGTCGGGAAGAAGGTGTTCGACGACGGCGCGGTACCCACCAACCTCACCCTCCTCGCACCCCCGGTGGCCGGCCCGAAGGGCAGCGTGTACCTGCGCTACGGGCGCGCCGACGGCGTTCCCGCGACGGGGGACATGAGCGCCCCCGACCGTGGTGTCGCGAGCGAGGGCTGA